CAACCATAAATTTAAGCTGTACGTGGTTTCAAAgagacacattttgttttgcatggGGGACACTTGCCTTGAAGTTGGCGACAACGCTTTGTTTACACCTGGCGTCAGTGCGCTCTCGTTATAGCAGAATATACCGCGTGCTCTGTGTAcgtgcccctctctctctctctaaatatgACCCAATACGTACTCTTGCCATGTATTGTATACTTCTCTGACTATAAAACCTAAAAGTAACAATCTGAAATTTCAAGATATGTTTAATTATCTCACCGAACCCCAGCATTTACAGAGAATCCCAAAATCTAGACAGTAGTCTAGTCACATGACGGTAGAAAACACGCATGAATGATGAAACCCTTCAGGAAGTATAGAAGAGCCTCAAATACTTACGTCCAAGATACATTTAACGTCTCCGTGTGAAACTTCGTAAATCTGTAGAGCACCAGAACCTTTTGCATAGTTCCCCAAAGAAACAAACTTTGCGCTGCTTGGGATCCATTTTGCGTCAAAAAGTGTGTAAGTTACCGGTTTCTGAATGTGTAAAATGATCTGTGGTTTCTCCATTCTGCTTTCGTTCTCtgaatctttttttctttttcaaatcAGTTATGGCTTCAACCACTAAATTGACATCTCAAATAAAACACAGCAAATCTTCACTTCAAATGACAAGTCAAGCGTGTTTTCACTCCGAATCACGTCAGGGCTTGACAATTTTGGAACGTTCTTGATTCTCTCCGCTTGgtaactgaccaaacatagttTCAAACACAAGAGAGTTCCTAGGGAGAATGATTATTTTGGATTGAGAAGGGAGCGGCTTTTGTTACAGTTATTGTACACATTGACTTATTGGATGTATTCATCGCAGAGCGTGATTGCCCGTTTTTATAACGATTTCATCAGTAACATTTGTTTTCCTGTACTATTAATTCTTTTGGGTCTGTATGATGATCTTGTTGAGTTTAATTGTTTGTAAACTAGTTTGACTCAATGCCGGGAGTAAACTTTATTTGTTATAGTTCTTGAGTTCGTATGTAACTTGTAACTATAACTAAAccatttctttattgtgttTCCTTCAGTTACAAATTTAAATTCCTTTTGAGCTTTGAGTGATATCACTGCTTTATGGGTGtcactgtgtgcgtgtgtgggagtgtgtttcTTGTGTGCTGATAGCGACATATATGCAAGCACCGTGTTGTCTTTTTTCATGTCAGCTAGCAGGTAGCCACATTGAAAACTTAATATACACGTACTTACCACTTGTACAGCATGACAAAGACATTCATTGTCTGTTAGTCCCTGGTGTTAGCATAACCTCTCCTGGTAAGATCAGCCACTATATATGCACTCTGAAGTGCAGTGTCTCTTATACTGTGACCATGTCATCGTGGCagcaacttcttcttcttctgtgtctgtgtgctgtacaaacactcgtgtttttgcatgaaAGGACTTTTACATGTATGGACGGTTTTCCCCACTTGTAATCCATTTtcgggaggtgggggggggggggggggggggggggggatgcacaTGCttagtatttttgtgtttttcaaaCCAACCAAATTTTGACCTTGTATGTATACACAAatggataaggcactagcaggtctgcacaataTTTGACCCGGGAGATaaaaaaatctccatccttaatTAATCCTCCAGATGGAGCCAGGGTTCAAACCCTGAACCTGCAAACATGTACGCTGACATTACAACTACGCTTTTGCATCTGTCAAGATTAGAAAACAGTGGATTCAGACAGAGATACTGTAGCGGAGTCAACCATAAaggaacaaaacaatacatgtatatccGATTCATTAGCCTTTTACTTCAGCTCAGTTATCAAACAGGCCACTGCACATGAATCCTTAGAGTCTAGAGAATGCAAAAGCCAATAAGGGCACCGATCATGACTCAGCCTGCCCATGCAAAGGATGACCCAGATTGCAAACCAAAATGGGCAGACTGAGCTCAGGATCCATGGTAGGCAATCAATCATTCTAGGGGAGGGACTTTAGAAAAaaattgttttcttgtttgcatgtgtgtgtgtgtgtgtgtgtgtgtgtgtgtgtgtgtgtgtgtgtgtgtgtgtgtgtctgtatatatgTGCAGGTGTGCATGTAGGCACACAGTCATGTCTGTGCAGGGACAGACCGACCAAgcagaccagacagacagacaggcaaacagaccaCATTGCACTGAACAAACTCCCAACAAATAAACATGAACAGGGGGAAcaggttttctttttctttagttTTTGGTGTTCAATAAAACTATCAATATCATGTGAATTCATCCACACAAATACAACCCCTCTCACAACAGcaaaatagacgatgttcggaaataactctgtcagggcTTTTAATtggctgtggaagagttgcaccCCTTGAAAACAGTGAGGCAAACGCACATCACTGATCCATGAACGCAAGTTACCTTGGCGCCACAGTAAATAATGAGCTTTGAAGTGCATGTTATGTTGTTGCCACTCAATATGGTTCCCTCTTCTTCCAAAACATATGCTGATCACTTTCTTCCACTGATCAGTGGTTCCACAATTGCCTCCCTGATTCAAAGGGGGGCAACTCTACCATACCTCAAAATCATCCCGACAGTTATTTGTGGTATTCATCTAAGACAAATATGTACTGCTCTATCAACATTACACTAATCTAGATGAATCATTTACAGTAACAAGGGGGCACAAATTCATTCAACCATTTTTCCCTAAACTTGTTTCGCTTTTTTTGGCGACAGTTTTGGCAGCCATTTCACCGATGGCTTAAAACTAAAGATGTGAAGAGTTTATGGTAGACTGTTTTGTCCGCTTCTTTTCAAGCGAAATCTCTTGTATTTGCAACTTCAGTTACGATACAGAATAACCATCACCAGTAGtgacccaggtgtgtgtgtcaccCAAGGAGATTTGTGCACAGTAAGGTAACCTTATATTATATCATTTCACTAGGGAAGTCACCAGCACAGCTAAATCACAAATTTCTCTTCGATaagctaactttttttaaattcacTTAAAATGAAATACGTTGAAGAGCTCTAGCTAAGTTTGTCAACCAATGCCACCAAAGTAAAGCACCAGTTAAAAAAGCcaaacatttatcaaacaatTTATATCTCACTGGTTCTCACAAAAACATTTATATCACATTCCATTTTTTTCAGGTTATTAATGCTTCCACTTTATGATAACTCCTCCCCTACTTATTCACCCTATGAAGAATTTTGCACAATTAGAAGTGATGGTACATGTACAAATTTGACTAATATGCTACCCACACAAACATCACTCACATGTTCCTGATCTTTATTCAGGGTATCAAAGAGAGaacgagaaaaagaaagagacaatgAAGATGATTTCCCAAAGCACAAACACATAATTCATGATTCAAAGTGACCACATATCTAATACCATAGTCAACTGAttgcaacaaaacacaacaattaCAAAAACACATTCTCACAGAAACTAAAACACATTGTTTTCCAAACTAAATCAAGTCCAGcaatcagaaaaaaaaaaatcaacacggGATGTATATTACAGTGTACACCTACCAAAACACTCCATTATTTAGTCCATCATTCATCTGAAAActaaaactaaaactaaaaaaAAGCAATACAACCCAACAAAAAAATCTTCAAGGGTTTTGTTCATCACAGCTGAGCCATTTTGATTAATAATATCTTCCACAAGTAAAACACAGGGGTAATGCAGAGTCAGAATTGAAGATCAAGAACAAAAAATTGTTCTCAAATGTCTAGCAAGGGTCCGCTGTTTTCATACTAACAACAGCATCATTCCTCTATCATAATATCTAGTAAACTCAggctatctttctttctttatttggtgtttaacgttgttttcaaccacgaaggttatatcgcgacggggaaagggggcagaggggatagagccacttgtcaattgtttcttgttcataaaagcactaatcaaaaatttgctccaggggcttgcaacgtagtacaatgtattaccttactgggagaatgcaagtttccagtacaaaggacttaacatttcttacatactgcttgactaaaatctttacaaaaattgactatattctatacaagaaacacttaacaagggtaaaaagagaaacagaatccgttagtcgcctcttacgacatgctggggagcatcgggtaaattcttccccctaacccgcggggggtactcaGGCTATGAAGCAAATATAAAAGTAACTTAACCAAAAAGAATTCTATTCCCTATATGGAAAAAAACCTGTTTGTAAAGTTACTAATaaagcaaaaaggaaaacaacaagaagagcaaacgctggatcgagtcactttcgcagttctgaatattatatgaggcatcagatggacaggaagaaattgctattcacaacacaatgagtcacgttcacataaaatttgagcccggtcacttttatagtttccgagaaaagcccaacgttaagttgtgtgttgccgaacagaaaaggctagttatctcccttgtttttctgataacgttcgtaaaaggctacagatgtaaatactttgatgtaaagaataatcctacaaagtttcaatcacatccgatgaactttgtcaaagatataaaatgtctaatttttcctttgacgctgacctgtgaccttgaaaaaggtcaaaggtcaacgaaaccatcgttaaagtgtagaggtcattggaggtcacgactaaacaaaatatgagcccgatcgctttgatagtttccgagaaaagtccaccgttaaggtggtgtctacggacggccggccggacagactaacactgaccgattacatagagtcactttttctcaagtgactcaaaaactgactGAACATTTACTAAAAAGTAGAAAAGACTAGAATGGAatggaaaaaaaccaccataaAAAATCGGAAATAAAGGAAGACAGCAAAAGAGACATTAATTTACAATTGTTTCCCTCAACCGTCATAGTTTTTATATGAAGATCAACACATGGAGAATGATAATTACATCCCATACTGGTTcaatacattttattttcttTGGGTTGGAGTGTTTTAACTGTATGCTATGTCTCCAGTAAGTCACTGAAAGTGGACAAGATGATTTTGTTGGAACTACTTTTTAACACTTACGATAGTTATAAATATCCTTTTCAAAATCACATGCAAATGTTTTTATCCATCAGTAATTTATATAACATTTTGATTTATCCACAAAAGTAGTCCTGAGAGAATTTGACAGGAAAAAAGATATTGCACATTATAAGATAACAGTAACATCTAAACGCTAAGTTACTATACTTGTAACAGAAGGCCATGATGATCCTGTTCTACTTCATAAAGCGAATCAATGCCCCCAGGATTCATCGTTGACGTCAATGTGAAGATAAACATGGCTTGTtttaacaaataaaataaatactaCCGCTGATCTGCAATTATACAAGAAGCAAACCTATACATTATGCACGAAAATAAGAAACAGTATCTCATTCTTCTTCTGAACACGCTAAAACACAGGCGTCCTTCCTATCACATGCAGAAACACTTCAATAGTATTACAATGTACTTATGTGAGTCCCACCAATTGTGTGGACTTGGAGTTTGAAATGTGACTGAACAAATTCCACAGCAAATCTGTTGAAATGAAATCCATTCACATTTGAGTGGTTCAATCCCAAAATCCCAATCAACCCCCCCCCTATAATTCTGTTTCCCAAGAATGCATCTGTACctttaaaatgtaacaaagtaATGTTAGTGACAAAATGTTCACGCCATTACACATCACTTACTCTAATACAGAACTAGTGTGtttacaaatacaatgtttCAGTTTCATCAAACCCAACTTCTGTAATTTGTTCACACTGGAGATAGTGACTCACCCTGATTCAGCCTCTCATACACTGCAATCTTTGCTCAAATTTTATACAGAAGTCTTCACAAAACGTATTTAAAGAAAGCAAAATCCTAATTTTGTTCAGCAAGCAGAATTATAAGCTGATGATAGTCTTTGCTGCATTCATTTCATAATACATACAGATCAAAATAAATGTAAAACAGCAATATTTTCTTGGTTTAATAGCTAGAACACTGTGAACATAAGACTGGAAATAATGGTCAAGTGGTGTCACGATTGTGGTGTACTTAACGTTTGAGGGATCAGTGCGAGCTGGTTTTGCTCAAAATCTGATACTTTTAACTTTTGGCAAATATCAGATAAGGTGCAGCTGTAACACTGTATATTTTCACACTGTGATGACACCAGGAAAAGTTAATACATACCATGTTTAgagaacacaacaaaacacacatgtttgCATATATATACACCCACATATACATTATGACTCGAGTCAGTAGAGTTTGGATATCTTATGGGACACAATTTTGCGTAAAATACGTAATCATAATCACACAGTTACACAGAGCAAAGCATAAGCAAGATTCCAATCTGACCAGCCAACAAGTTTAGTTCCAGACTGTAAACAAGTCTAGATCTCTTCATTTATCTGAATTTGAACCTTACCGATGTTATTATTACAAAGTTATTATAGATCCCTTTATTTATTTGAATTTGAACCTTACCAAAGATATTACACTACAGTATTAACGGGCTTTGACTGGAGGTTTGAAGCTCTGTGTAAAATGAGGAAAATGAAACCCCATACCACTAACAGGCTCAAGCACTCTACCATATTAATAGGGAAaacatatctttctttctttatttggtgtttaacgtcgttttcaaccgttcaaggttatatcgcgacggggaaaggggggggatgggatagagccactagttaattgtttcttgttcacaaaagcactaatcaaaaaattgctccaggggcttgcaacgtagtacaatatattaccttactgggagaatgcaagtttccagtacaaaggacttaacatttcttacatactgcttgactaaaatctttacaaacattgactatattctatacaagaaacacttaacaagggtaaaaggagaaacagaatccgttagtcgcctcttatgacatgctggggagcatcgggtaaattcttccccctaacccgcggaaGGTGGGAAAACATATAATAATATTCATTGTGATTGCTTTACCGGTAATATCAAACTCAGTCTCTTCTAAAACTGAAAAGTTCTTATCAAAGTTTAAAAACAGAGGTATATTTTGAGTCTGAGATTCAACGCTTTCACATATCTCTGTACACTGTTATTGACACTGCAAATAAGTTATTGCCTACATACAAAATGATGCCATTGAAACATTTGCCTGTTCAATACATGTACCGGTGGGTTGCGAACCCTCTCTCATTCTCATCATCTTGACTATTTTTGTAGCAAATCTGAAATTACTTGTTTTTACATGCATCagattattttttttcaaatcatcAATAAGACTCAGAGTCTGTCactctgtgtatgtgtacgtgtgtgggttgtttttttttttttttttttgggggggggggggggggttcttgtTGTTTTACTTTAAAAGCACCAGAGAACACAGGAAATGACAAGGAAAACACGCAGTCCTTTCCACTAACGATCAAAAGAAAGACTGCCAGTAAATAACAAGTCACTGGCACGCGCACATGCATTGCAAGGGGGGAGATTTTCCTGTTCAGACAACACAGTAAGAACAATCTCTGCATCTTCTTTTGCTGCTGAAGTACTTACAACTTGTAGCAAATATTCAAGAATATGATAACTCTTCTTTGTAACCTTTTCCTGTTTTAAAGATGCATTTAATGGGTTGAACCTTGGGAAAATCAGTTTACTTCCATTCCCTTACATTACTGAAGATGTAATACAGTTAAGTTTGGACACTGCTGCGTACATTGTTGCTCATCAGTAATTATCCACTGAAAAACAAAGATAGAGATAATGCTTTTCAAGTTCAAAACCTGAGAAATACAGCATCTGTACTGGTTGTGTGTCATTCTTATGAcacaaatcaaaataaaatgacatTTTTACTGTCAATATGTCTGTTAACTTGGAGGAACATAATACCTGTCACaataaggacacctgcaatgttgACCATTATATCATGACCTCAAGGATTTCTGACCATAAGGGTTTCCTCTCCTCACAGGTACTGTAGTGTTTCATAAGTCTTCACCTCACCTCCAACTATCGGAAATATTTATGTAATTATTAATGTAATGTTTATGTATCTTATTTACCCCTCAGCTGAAAAGCAAGCCCAATGTGGCCCAATCAGTTACAAAACAAACACTTACAAAATTTTAGAGAAACAATATGTCTTGGGAACAGAATCAACGTAAGGTCAACAAAGATGATCTAAACATGGAATGAGAGGGCTGAATTGTTTAAACAGAGAAGCAGACCCGGTACACATTTGTGAAATGTGTTTCGGCTCAATAGGAAGGTtttcgccagttatctctctgaggttttgggtgcgtgccccttgcgggggcaaaaaacatcgaggtcacaagcagggtcaaggggaaggtcggctgggcgaacaggagtatgacggcttactagtgccaaaacctggtgttacccattatcacgtgataattactaattaacgctgtcagttactgttttcatctgttagttactaattttcacgggaaaattactaatttttagtttcggcactagcaatccgtgaggaagtgagccaaaactaaaaattagtaattaacaggtgaaagttagtaatttttccggaaaaattagtaattttccgggGAATATTAGCAATTAAcatgtgaaaatggtaattatcaagggaaaattactaattttcccctgataattacaattatgaggttttggcactagtaagccgtcatacagtagactacaataggaaggtttccgccagttatctctctttgagggtttgggtgcttagagagtaccgtaccccttgcgggggcaaaaaaatcgaggtcacaagcagggtcaaggggaaggtcgctgggcggacaggagactattaaCTGGGACAAAAGGTAACATAGATCTGGTTTTATGAAAAAGAACTCGGCATTCCCAAGTTACAAAGTTCTATTTACACACAGTTCATGAAGTAGTTCACACATATTCACAAAACACATCACGCTCCATTCATTTGTCATTGCCAATGGTTGCAGGAGCACAAAACAGCTTAACGCTATAATGCCCAAACAGCTTGACTGAAATATGGCTGCATCTTGCACAGTAATCCTTACACACAGTTCTGTATTGGCCAAGATGTGAAGTCCCGACCGAATCAAAACGTTCGAAGAATGAACTCACTCTTCCAAGAAAGTAATATGCCATGCAAGTGATGCTCCACTCTGCATCACTACTAAAGCCTTGTCTTGATCCAAACACTGCCAATTTTTTGGTCCACATCCTTGGAGTCATTTGGAAGAAGCATAAATTGTGttcaagcacacacaccacagaaaGATGGGCCAAAAAACCCACATACTAGCTGTGTCTTGCACTAAAATCTCTGACACTGTTAAAGTGGATGCAGTGGACAGGATTGTGGACGTTGCATTGATGCTAAATAATAGATCACTCATCTTTCTGCTCTAAGTTCGGTGTGGAACAGTTACTGGAGTTATCTTCACAGGTCTCGCCACTGTTATCTAGCAAAGGTGcgtctgaaaaaaaagagaaaaagacatTAGAGATTTGAAAAAGGTTCTGACAATATCACAAGGCAGATAAACAATTACTAATTCTATATGGCAGGAAAACAAACCGTGTCtacatattttcaaaaaaaacaaCGAACAATTGATAAGCatgaaacaaaataagaaaacatgtCAGCAGACACAGTAAAGCTGCGTATGGTGAAAACCAAATGTTGCAACCCTGTCATCATGCTGTCATCGTTATAGGACTTCAAATACCCAGTACAGTCTTTTTagtaacaacaagaagaaaactAATAAATAAATCATAACATTAAACCCAGAAAGATGGAAGAAAGAAAACCAAAGCTCAAACAAACTTATGAAATGAGGatgtttgttcatttcaatacttgttattctctcaggtgccaggagactggttctgcataactctcacttactctattacattatcatgtcatatgcatttagagcgcttacttccctttcttTATCAGATAATAAAAACTTAGCTCTTAACCCTGCCCGTCCTCCCAAGCCTGACACAAAATCTTCCCAAACTTACTGTCGTTGGCCAAATTGTCATCGGAGGATGCAATACTGCCTGCGGTGGCCCGCTGGGAAGAGATGGAGCGATTGGAAGTGCCGCTGTCAAAGGTCTCCACGGTGACAGAGGTGGAAGCATCACTCATGCTGACATTGACCGTGTCCAGCGAACCAAAGTTCTCAGACAGCCCGTCCCGGTTCATGGTGGAAGTGGTGATGATGGAATGTCGGTTGGGGTTGTCCGCCCCTCCCCCAGGGACACTGCTGGGGGCACGCAGGTTGGGCGGAATGCTGGGAAGGGGGCGGTAATCGTTGCCCGAAACCATACCCCCCATCATCCCTCCTCGCCCACCTGCCCTCCCGTGCATGGCTTCATCGTATGTGGGCAGGTGAACGCGCGTGGCATCAGCGTAAGCCATGAGGGCCAGGCGATCGTGCTCATCCAGGACGTTGTTGTGGACTCGGGAGTAAGGGGGCGGGGTGACGCTGGGGTGGAAGAGGCGGGGGCGGGGCTTCTTTCGTCGGAAGACCACTACCACCATGATGAGCAGCAGCACCCCCAGCACGCTGCAGGCCGATGCTATGACGATGACCAGCGTGCTGACCCTGGTTCCGTTCACCAACCTGTGATCGTCGCTGGGCACGGGGGCTTCCATGTCTCCTCTGTCCTCTGCTATCAGATCAGTCACATTAGCGCCTGCGCATGAATAGAACTTGATCATACTTTACCTGTGCATCAACACATAATGGTGaacacaacagcactgaccttTTCATAAACTTAGAgcaaagcgcttagagaacgtcaagcgctatataaatctccccatgTATATAAGGTAAGACTTAGAGGAACCTTAGTAAGCACTGATGATCTTCATAGAGACCTCAAATCCAGGCCCTGTACAATAGTCACGACTGCATCTGCATGCATCAAACTCCATCATGCTTTATATGTGCACCAACACACAAGAGTGAAAATGGTAACTTACAGTAAGCAGGATAACAGAAACCCCTAGGTATTGTCAATCTTACACTTGGCTTTAATGCCAGCTCATGCAACACAGATTTAACTGTGCGATGGACTCCCACCACCCTCCCccattttttaagaccttacctTCAtggactttctgttcataatctctgtaaatttgcCCCCGTTTTAAGGCCACCTCCCTTCttagacctgattttgttaGATTTCCTGTGGTCTTAAAAGACACAAGTGCCACTGTATTATCATACACAAATGCCCAAACTCTAACACGATTATCCTGGCATTCTGCAACAACCAGATGGCTTTACCTCTGATGCAATACGGTGGCTCATGACTCCAGGTTCCATAGTCACTCCTGGCAAGAGGCATACTGGTACAGGTGAGGAGCGAGGAGCCCATCAGTTTGTAGCCCTGGTCACACTGACACCGCACTTGCGTAGTAAGGTAGAACGGCTCGCATTTCTCAAGGCTGTTGCTTTCTGAGCGTTCGCATTTGCAGTAACCGTTGTCAATCTTGCTCAGCCCAATGTCACGACAGAAGACTACTTTttctggggaaaaaaaagaaaatgttttaacaatgtTTCATGTGATTCACAGGGTTTTTTTACGGCTGAAGTGCATCTGAAACAAAATaattaacaacaacacaacatgtCAAATCTTACCGAGAGTTACTGACAATGAGCCGTATAAATTTTAAATCTTTCTGAAAGTTACTGACAATCAGCTTGATTGTCACTGACGCAAGGTTACCAGGAATGCTTACCTGTTTGCTTCATGCAGTTGGGAGGTATTTTAGACCAGAGAAGATCAGCTGTGCATTTGAGTGTGTCTGCTCCCACCAGTCTGTAACCAGCAAGACAGGAGTACACCACCTCTGAGCCCACTGGGAAACCATGGCTGATGTCCAGGCTTTTAGCTGTCCACTCTCCTTTGTTGATAGACATTGGTTGCGAACATTTTTCTGACCGTACTGCAAGAACAATAAGCATTTTGATGTAAATAAAAAGGCACAAGTATATGCATAtatttattgatttaaactTGCATCCTCTCctaaactacaacaacaacaacaacagaaattgGACTACcgaatacagtagaaccccctgtttacgactttggaaaaaccttgaaaattaggtcgtaaaaagggggggtcttaaaaggggggtttgagtttttggccCGGGCGGTCATGAATTTGGTTGCCGTGTATCtactgtcatgtttacacacaaacacacagttgcagtttactgtcatatcaaaacacacacacacacacacacacccaaacacattacagcagaacaacttgaactcaaatttcaaagaaaatttactcatggcgtaatactcgctccccgctgagtgaagcacatttgacaaTGTGGCGCAACCAGTCAAATCCGAATGTCCTAActcgatagaaagcataacgacttttctcccgaatcatctttctgctcatatgaatgattcgtcgccttgca
This Littorina saxatilis isolate snail1 linkage group LG17, US_GU_Lsax_2.0, whole genome shotgun sequence DNA region includes the following protein-coding sequences:
- the LOC138952579 gene encoding sushi domain-containing protein 4-like isoform X1, with the protein product MGSHTAACQIISTVFSVWIIMLTGVRAKDKDIVEVEASCPDQGMFEHGTLREFVKPYRGITYTCRLGFQLIGNHTQKCGSDGHWIPEQRPHCESILKCKIKPAVLNGDVTLEHSQLEEYDEGVKGTVTCKPGYLSPNREESYRIVCNKFGIWTTMGGSSFYQCQKVNCPPMPPLVPFATYHFESYKKLEGKEQEGLRARYICHHGFELVPSKDESVLTCVDGEWEGPIPTCVRSEKCSQPMSINKGEWTAKSLDISHGFPVGSEVVYSCLAGYRLVGADTLKCTADLLWSKIPPNCMKQTEKVVFCRDIGLSKIDNGYCKCERSESNSLEKCEPFYLTTQVRCQCDQGYKLMGSSLLTCTSMPLARSDYGTWSHEPPYCIRGANVTDLIAEDRGDMEAPVPSDDHRLVNGTRVSTLVIVIASACSVLGVLLLIMVVVVFRRKKPRPRLFHPSVTPPPYSRVHNNVLDEHDRLALMAYADATRVHLPTYDEAMHGRAGGRGGMMGGMVSGNDYRPLPSIPPNLRAPSSVPGGGADNPNRHSIITTSTMNRDGLSENFGSLDTVNVSMSDASTSVTVETFDSGTSNRSISSQRATAGSIASSDDNLANDNAPLLDNSGETCEDNSSNCSTPNLEQKDE
- the LOC138952579 gene encoding sushi domain-containing protein 4-like isoform X2, with protein sequence MGSHTAACQIISTVFSVWIIMLTGVRAKDKDIVEVEASCPDQGMFEHGTLREFVKPYRGITYTCRLGFQLIGNHTQKCGSDGHWIPEQRPHCESILKCKIKPAVLNGDVTLEHSQLEEYDEGVKGTVTCKPGYLSPNREESYRIVCNKFGIWTTMGGSSFYQCQKVNCPPMPPLVPFATYHFESYKKLEGKEQEGLRARYICHHGFELVPSKDESVLTCVDGEWEGPIPTCVRSEKCSQPMSINKGEWTAKSLDISHGFPVGSEVVYSCLAGYRLVGADTLKCTADLLWSKIPPNCMKQTEKVVFCRDIGLSKIDNGYCKCERSESNSLEKCEPFYLTTQVRCQCDQGYKLMGSSLLTCTSMPLARSDYGTWSHEPPYCIREDRGDMEAPVPSDDHRLVNGTRVSTLVIVIASACSVLGVLLLIMVVVVFRRKKPRPRLFHPSVTPPPYSRVHNNVLDEHDRLALMAYADATRVHLPTYDEAMHGRAGGRGGMMGGMVSGNDYRPLPSIPPNLRAPSSVPGGGADNPNRHSIITTSTMNRDGLSENFGSLDTVNVSMSDASTSVTVETFDSGTSNRSISSQRATAGSIASSDDNLANDNAPLLDNSGETCEDNSSNCSTPNLEQKDE